In a single window of the Podospora pseudocomata strain CBS 415.72m chromosome 2 map unlocalized CBS415.72m_2, whole genome shotgun sequence genome:
- the LYS9 gene encoding saccharopine dehydrogenase (NADP+, L-glutamate-forming) (EggNog:ENOG503NUXI; COG:E), whose translation MASQHKVLMLGAGFVTRPTLDVLSQAGIPVTVACRTLATAQSLSSGVPNATPISLDVSDPTALDAEVAKHDLVISLIPYTFHATVIKSAIRNKKNVVTTSYVSPAMMELDAEAKAAGITVMNEIGLDPGIDHLYAIKTIDEVHKAGGKILSFLSYCGGLPAPEDSDNPLGYKFSWSSRGVLLALRNTGKWWQDGEVVEVQGKDLMKTAKPYFIYPGFAFVAYPNRDSTIYKERYNIPEAQTVVRGTLRYQGFPQFIKVLVDIGFLEETPLDILSRPVSWKEATQAVIGAPSTSAEDLEKTILAKASFESEEDKKRIVSGLKWIGLFSDEAITPKGNPLDTLCATLEKKMQYEEKERDLVMLQHKFEIEHADGSRETRTSTLCEYGVVGGYSAMAKTVGVPCAVAVKQVLEGKISQKGVLAPMSWEICEPLMRELEVKYGITMVEKTIS comes from the exons ATGGCTTCTCAACA CAAGGTTCTCATGCTCGGCGCCGGGTTCGTCACCCGCCCGACTCTTGACGTCCTCAGCCAGGCCGGCATCCCCGTGACCGTCG CCTGCCGCACTCTGGCCACAGCTCAATCCCTCTCCTCGGGCGTCCCCAACgccacccccatctccctcgacGTCTCGGACCCCACGGCCCTCGACGCCGAAGTCGCCAAGCACGACCTCGTCATCTCCCTGATTCCTTACACCTTCCACGCCACCGTCATCAAGTCGGCCATCCGCAACAAGAAGAATGTCGTCACCACCTCGTATGTCTCCCCCGCCATGATGGAGCTCGacgccgaggccaaggcggcGGGTATCACTGTCATGAACGAGATTGGTCTCGATCCCGGCATTGATCATTTGTACGCCATCAAGACTATTGATGAAGTTCACAAGGCCGGCGGCAAGAttttgagcttcttgagctACTGCGGTGGTCTCCCTGCGCCGGAGGACAGTGATAACCCGTTGGGGTACAAGTTCTCTTGGTCGTCGAGGGGTGTGCTGCTGGCGCTGAGGAACACGGGCAAGTGGTGGCaggacggggaggtggtggaggtgcaggGGAAGGATTTGATGAAGACGGCCAAGCCGTATTTTATCTATCCGGGTTTCGCGTTTGTGGCTTATCCCAACAGGGACAGCACTATTTATAAGGAGAGGTACAACATTCCCGAGGCGCAGACGGTGGTGAGAGGGACGTTGAGGTACCAGGGTTTCCCTCAGTTCatcaaggtgttggtggacattgggtttttggaggagaCCCCGCTTGATATCCTGAGCAGGCCTGTTTCTTGGAAGGAGGCCACGCAGGCTGTCATTGGGGCGCCGTCTACGTCTGCTGAGGATTTGGAGAAGACCATTCTTGCCAAGGCGAGCTttgagagtgaggaggacaagaagaggaTTGTGAGCGGGTTGAAGTGGATCGGGCTGTTTTCTGATGAGGCTATCACTCCCAAGGGCAACCCGTTGGATACGCTTTGCGCgacgttggagaagaagatgcagtatgaggagaaggagagggatcTGGTGATGCTGCAGCACAAGTTTGAGATTGAGCATGCGGATGGGAGCagggagacgaggacgagcaCGCTGTGCGAGtatggtgttgttggggggtaCTCCGCGATGGCGAAGACGGTGGGTGTGCCCTGCGCGGTGGCGGTGAAgcaggtgttggaggggaagattAGCcagaagggggtgttggcgccGATGAGCTGGGAGATTTGCGAGCCGTTgatgagggagttggaggtgAAGTATGGGATTACTATGGTTGAGAAGACTATTTCTTAG
- a CDS encoding uncharacterized protein (EggNog:ENOG503P41M) produces the protein MVPAMLNAHMGGVLPHQLSQHQVPQAPQPLDYPVDSALLNELSRQLGSTKRYSQHVPQYAQRPNNAMRVSKPGSANNSPRSSMQSRRRTLIGEGFHGRFPPQQQPQAVDPTYLPTPVPEASNESFYGQEVRRARPVSWHPSPQYSAQTQFYPPQTSSVLCSPYPAYSEAEMLATMHQLPPTPAVYSGYASPAEGFSPLSLPYSSFSSQQPVYSPQIQAQQPAPMYQPAPPVTTGAMGWNAYPTAGPTHNNTMMMPVQRHTAPPTPEDFACPPPLNLNNYGSLETTPSKVESFVSAQAVQVQEDEDEEEGEILYGMGLYDPPSHAQPDVHRSTIFSLLGGPAPTADENKGLGLKLEESWEPPASDDEEEEEDGEGDDE, from the coding sequence ATGGTGCCCGCTATGCTCAACGCCCACATGGGAGGTgttctccctcaccagctcTCTCAACACCAGGTGCCTCAGGCGCCCCAACCTCTCGACTATCCAGTTGACTCGGCCCTGCTCAACGAGCTCTCGAGGCAACTCGGCAGCACGAAACGGTACTCTCAGCACGTACCACAATATGCTCAACGGCCAAACAACGCGATGAGGGTATCGAAGCCTGGGAgtgccaacaacagcccccGATCATCGATGCAGtccaggaggaggacatTGATTGGTGAAGGTTTCCACGGACGATTCccacctcagcaacaaccacaggcCGTCGACCCGACCTATCTTCCCACCCCAGTTCCCGAAGCTTCAAACGAGTCTTTCTACGGACAAGAGGTCAGACGGGCCAGGCCGGTCAGCTGGCATCCTTCTCCCCAGTACTCGGCTCAGACTCAGTTTTACCCACCACAAACCAGTTCGGTGCTCTGCTCGCCCTACCCGGCCTACAGCGAGGCCGAGATGCTGGCGACCATGCACCAGttgccaccaacaccggcgGTCTACTCGGGCTACGCATCTCCCGCGGAAGGATTCTCGCCGTTGTCTCTTCCGTACTCGAGTTTCAGCTCCCAGCAGCCCGTCTACTCGCCTCAAATTCAGGCCCAGCAACCGGCCCCCATGTACCAGCCCGCACCACCAGTCACGACCGGAGCCATGGGCTGGAACGCTTACCCTACTGCCGGTCCCActcacaacaacaccatgatGATGCCTGTACAACGGCACACTGCTCCTCCCACACCAGAGGACTTTGCCTGCCCTCCACcgctcaacctcaacaactaTGGGAGTCTCGAGACGACACCATCCAAGGTGGAGAGCTTTGTTTCTGCCCAGGCGGTGCAGGTtcaggaggacgaggatgaagaggaaggcgagatTCTTTACGGCATGGGTCTTTATGACCCTCCCAGCCACGCTCAGCCGGACGTGCACCGGTCTACCATCTTCTCTCTGCTTGGTGGGCCTGCTCCCACTGCCGATGAGAACAAGGGCCTAGGTCTCAAGCTTGAGGAGAGCTGGGAGCCTCCTGCcagcgacgacgaagaggaagaggaggatggcgagggtgatgacGAGTGA
- a CDS encoding uncharacterized protein (COG:G; EggNog:ENOG503P1WI) produces the protein MKHLVLTGACALDTILTVPAYPPEDAKQRASSLQVRRGGNCPNTLEVLHHLFSPSDQANIKTHLISTLPAQNSPAITKIHSSFGPGSTKIDFSPCIHREGHTESVSSYIIRSLETGSRTVVNYNDLPEMTPDEFERILDTLLLSNSKEEEDSWWFHFEGRIPSTTLQCIYYIRTHLPPNTTTISVECEKPNREGLTSLAAEADVVFYSASWAESRGYHNPEACLRGEAPSTRASLMLCTWGASGAGMLTRRKLGGGSGAKELQEEDEYIHHSPATPKDGKPIKVVDTIGAGDTFIAGVLYASLSSSSLHMVDASSSSSQKAKLAFAVELATKKVQDEGFAHLAAQQQQL, from the exons ATGAAACATCTCGTGCTCACTGGGGCTTGCGCCTTGGATACGATTCTTAC cgtCCCAGCCTACCCACCCGAAGACGCCAAACAACgagcctcctccctccaagTCCGCCGAGGAGGCAACTgccccaacaccctcgagGTCCTCCACCATCTATTCTCCCCATCAGACCaagccaacatcaaaacTCACCTGATATCCACCCTCCCAGCCCAAAACTCGCCCGCTATCACGAAGATACACTCCTCCTTCGGCCCCGGCTCCACCAAGATCGACTTCTCACCATGCATCCACCGCGAGGGGCACACCGAGTCCGTAAGCAGCTACATCATCCGCAGCCTCGAGACCGGCAGCAGAACCGTCGTCAACTACAACGACCTGCCCGAGATGACACCCGACGAGTTCGAGCGTATCCTGGATACGCTACTACTGTCCAActccaaggaggaggaggacagcTGGTGGTTTCACTTCGAG GGCCGAATCCCATCCACAACCCTCCAATGCATCTACTACATCcgcacccacctcccacccaacaccaccacaatcaGCGTCGAATGCGAAAAGCCCAACCGGGAAGGCCTAACCTCCCTCGCAGCCGAGGCAGACGTGGTCTTTTACTCGGCAAGTTGGGCCGAA AGCCGGGGATATCACAACCCGGAAGCCTGTCTAAGAGGAGAAGCACCCTCAACAAGAGC TTCCCTCATGCTATGCACTTGGGGGGCAAGCGGTGCAGGTATGCTCACACGGAGGAagctcggcggcggcagcggtgCCAAAGAActgcaggaggaggatgaataCATCCACCACTCTCCTGCAACTCCAAAAGACGGGAAACCTATAAAAGTAGTTGA CACCATCGGGGCGGGTGATACATTCATCGCTGGGGTGCTGTACGCctccttgtcgtcgtcgtcgttaCACATGGTGgatgcctcctcctcgtcgtcccaAAAGGCAAAGCTCGCATTTGCTGTGGAACTGGCCACCAAAAAGGTTCAAGACGAGGGCTTTGCTCATCTAGcagctcagcaacaacagcttTAG
- the LAS1 gene encoding rRNA-processing protein las1 (EggNog:ENOG503P2TE; COG:S), translated as MPANFDFTSHVSPPPPLPLFIITHLSTNIYILLCLHRSYNFTHRISSNQKGKGKKKMVQYIHTPYPSHSSLLSLRSQFYPPPSLPLEIATQQKQEAVDRVALYTHRGSCPHLVESTALLTAVILSDQAGDTNTSTLRAAYVAAFGRFVTGLLDGCQDKVRKQSMFDLARVVGLPAKFVELRHAGVHEGMPGLGRLRRGVEEGLGWIYQYYWGRLEGGDGEEMEMEMEMEMEMEMEMEMKMEGVEGEGGIGGKEKVEGLVKRYLELGDTVGEKIRRDILWEQIRGCERGVVKMVVEKVAGGTSDGKVVRRGMALSRLLEEQGEGLVVKGSDSIPQMRETVPGTNEDVKMAEAEVEAVPEPTTIQQPPREQQRQQSSPSWVLYDEKEWVPKPIGVV; from the coding sequence ATGCCAGCAAATTTTGACTTTACATCTCAcgtctcaccaccaccacctctaccactcttcatcatcacccatctCTCAACCAACATTTACATCCTTCTTTGCTTACATCGCTCGTATAATTTCACACACCGAATTTCCAGCAAccaaaaggggaaggggaaaaaaaaaatggtgCAATACATCCACACCCCctacccctcccactcctccctcctctccctccgctcccAATTCtacccccccccttccctccccctcgagATCGCCACCCAGCAAAAGCAGGAAGCGGTTGACAGAGTGGCGCTTTATACGCACCGCGGCTCGTGCCCGCATTTGGTCGAGTCGACTGCGCTTCTGACGGCGGTGATATTGTCTGATCAGGCGGGGGACACGAACACTAGCACGTTGAGGGCGGCGTATGTGGCTGCTTTTGGGAGGTTTGTGACTGGGTTGCTGGATGGGTGTCAGGATAAGGTTAGGAAGCAGAGTATGTTTGATCttgcgagggtggtggggttgccGGCGAAGTTTGTGGAGCTGAGGCATGCGGGTGTTCATGAGGGTAtgcctgggttggggaggttgaggaggggggtggaggaggggttggggtggattTATCAGTACtattgggggaggttggaagggggggatggggaggagatggagatggagatggagatggagatggagatggagatggagatggagatgaagatggagggggtggaaggggaggggggtataggggggaaagaaaaggtcGAGGGGCTGGTGAAGAGGTATTTGGAGCTGGGGGACacggtgggggagaagattAGACGGGATATACTTTGGGAGCAGATCAGGGGgtgtgagaggggggtggtgaagatggtggtggaaaaggttgCTGGGGGGACGTCGGATGGGAAGGTTGTTAGGCGGGGGATGGCGCtttcgaggttgttggaggaacaaggggaggggttggtggttaaGGGATCAGACAGCATACCTCAGATGCGGGAAACAGTACCCGGGACCAACGAGGACGTCAAgatggcagaggcagaggtggAAGCTGTACCGGAGCCAACAACTATCCAGCAGCCGCCCAGAGaacaacaacggcaacaGTCTTCGCCAAGCTGGGTGTTGTATGACGAAAAGGAATGGGTTCCCAAGCCCATCGGGGTTGTGTAA